In one Sphingobacterium daejeonense genomic region, the following are encoded:
- a CDS encoding NAD-dependent epimerase/dehydratase family protein has protein sequence MQKVKVIITGTTGMVGEGVLQECLINPEVESVLIVNRREYPLQHPKLRQVILSDILEIDQLGNDLLDYNACYFCAGVSSVGMDEEEYTKMTYDLTLSFAQKLVKINSDITFCYVSGSGTDSSEKGRSMWARVKGKTENDLMKLPFKAVYNFRPAFMRPTPGAKNVKPLFRFITSLYPILRPFSKTYFLTLEEVGKAMIAVSIHGYNKHVLEVQDISFLASKNI, from the coding sequence ATGCAAAAGGTAAAAGTTATAATCACAGGTACCACAGGTATGGTTGGTGAGGGAGTACTTCAGGAATGTTTAATCAATCCAGAAGTGGAAAGTGTTTTGATCGTAAATAGAAGGGAATATCCATTACAGCATCCTAAATTAAGACAAGTCATACTTTCGGACATCCTAGAGATTGACCAACTGGGCAATGATCTACTGGACTATAATGCTTGTTATTTTTGTGCTGGAGTTTCCTCTGTAGGAATGGATGAGGAGGAGTATACCAAAATGACTTATGATTTAACACTCTCATTCGCCCAAAAATTGGTAAAAATTAATTCTGATATAACCTTTTGTTATGTTTCTGGAAGTGGTACCGACAGTTCTGAAAAGGGCAGGAGCATGTGGGCTAGGGTCAAAGGAAAGACAGAAAATGACCTGATGAAATTACCATTTAAAGCCGTATATAATTTTCGTCCTGCTTTTATGCGGCCAACCCCAGGCGCAAAAAATGTAAAACCATTGTTTAGATTTATCACTTCTTTATACCCGATTCTGAGACCTTTCAGCAAAACTTATTTCTTGACTTTAGAAGAAGTGGGTAAAGCTATGATAGCCGTATCAATTCATGGTTATAATAAACATGTCCTTGAAGTACAAGATATTTCATTTTTAGCTTCAAAAAATATATAG